The Candidatus Deferrimicrobium sp. DNA segment AACGTCGGCGCCCCTTCCCTGATGGTGAGCGCGATCTCCGTGGGAGGGGAGTGACCGCATGCCGAAGCGGCCGCTCTTCATCTTCGATCTCGACAATACGCTTTACCCGCCGGAAGTGGCCTTGTGGCGGATCGTCGACGAGCGGATCGAGGAGTACGTCCGGGTGAAGCTCGGTACCGACCCCGAGACGGCCCGCCGGATGCGGAAGGCGTTTCTCGCCGAGTTCGGGACGACGCTGCGGGGGCTCATGCACTACCACGGCGTTTCCCCCGACGACTACCTCGAGTTCGTCCACGACGTGCCGATTCCGGAGATCGTCCCCCCGCGGCCGGAGCTGCGGGAGATGCTCTCGGACCTCCCCGGCAGGTGCGTCGTGTTCACCAACGGATCGGAAGACTACGCCCGCCGGGTGCTCGACGCGCTGGGCGTGGCCGAAATGATGGAAGGGATCTACGGGATCGAGTTCATGGAATACATCGCCAAGCCGTCGCCTTACCCGTACGCGAAGCTGCTGCGGGTGACGGGAGCCCGCGGTGAGGATTCCCTGTTCTGCGAGGACAGCCGCAACAACCTGCTGCCCGCTCGCGAACTGGGGATGTTCACCGTGTGGGTGGGCGGGAACGAGAAGGAGTCTCCGGCGCACGCCGTCGTGAAAGACGTGTGCGACCTGCCGGACGTGCTCCACGGTTTTCCCCCCATGTCCCGGTGGAACGGCGGCGCGGCCCGAGGGGCGTCCGGAAACGGTGCGTCCCGGAAAGCGGGAGGAACGGAATGACGGAAGGGAAACCGAAACGAAGCTATTGGCGACGCGGGCCCCGGAAAAAGAAGGGCGCGGGGGACGCGGCGGGAACCGCCCCGTCGACTCCGCCGGTCACGGAAGAGGGGGGTCCGGCGCCGGGAGGCGAGGCGGTTGGGACGCCGGAAACGGGGGAGACGTTCGCGCCGCCCCCCGCCCCGGAGTTCGGGGAGGAGGTGTTCGTCGACGCGCCGCCGGCCGAAGCCTCGACGGGGCCATCGGAAAGCGCCCCCGGGGAAACGGTGGCCGGGAGTGCCTCGACCGGGGAGGCCCCTCCGAAAGGACGACGACGATCGCGGCGTCGGGGAAAGAAAAAGCCGGGAGACGCGCACGCCCCGGCGTCGACGGAAGGGGCCGGCGAGACGCCTCCCCCGGGGGAGGAATCCCGACCTTCCGGGGACGTGGGGTGGGGTGGACAGGCGCCGCCTGCGAGAAGACCTTACGAGGCCCTGGCGGAGGAATCCCGACCTTCCGGGGACGTGGGGTGGGGCGTACAGGC contains these protein-coding regions:
- a CDS encoding pyrimidine 5'-nucleotidase, translating into MPKRPLFIFDLDNTLYPPEVALWRIVDERIEEYVRVKLGTDPETARRMRKAFLAEFGTTLRGLMHYHGVSPDDYLEFVHDVPIPEIVPPRPELREMLSDLPGRCVVFTNGSEDYARRVLDALGVAEMMEGIYGIEFMEYIAKPSPYPYAKLLRVTGARGEDSLFCEDSRNNLLPARELGMFTVWVGGNEKESPAHAVVKDVCDLPDVLHGFPPMSRWNGGAARGASGNGASRKAGGTE